The following are encoded in a window of bacterium SCSIO 12643 genomic DNA:
- a CDS encoding ABC transporter ATP-binding protein, protein MIRITELNKTYGTHHVLKGISLELQSGKVYGIVGANGAGKTTLFKCLAHLESYEGWIESEWYPLKNHMGFLETNPLFMSKMTGWEYLKLLCVARGVDSDEFEAKNVFELPLQQYVETYSTGMKKKLALTGVLLQDNKVFILDEPFNGVDIHSNMMIVEVIRRLKNQGKTVLISSHIFSTLKDTCDEIMMLKAGEITKHVRPEHFEELEEEMKTFVIGDKMDNLEELM, encoded by the coding sequence ATGATAAGAATAACAGAGTTAAATAAAACGTATGGTACGCACCATGTGCTTAAAGGGATTAGTCTGGAGTTGCAGTCCGGAAAGGTATATGGAATAGTGGGGGCAAATGGAGCGGGAAAGACAACTCTTTTTAAATGTTTGGCGCATTTAGAATCTTATGAAGGATGGATAGAGTCTGAATGGTATCCGCTAAAAAATCATATGGGATTTTTGGAAACAAACCCATTGTTTATGAGTAAAATGACAGGATGGGAATATCTCAAATTGTTATGTGTAGCCAGAGGTGTAGATTCAGATGAATTTGAAGCTAAGAATGTTTTTGAATTGCCGTTACAACAATATGTGGAAACATATTCAACAGGAATGAAAAAGAAGCTGGCTCTAACGGGAGTTTTGTTACAGGATAATAAAGTATTCATTTTAGATGAGCCATTTAATGGGGTGGATATTCATAGTAATATGATGATTGTTGAGGTGATTAGAAGATTAAAAAATCAAGGTAAAACGGTATTAATTTCATCTCATATTTTTTCAACTTTAAAAGACACTTGTGATGAAATTATGATGTTGAAAGCAGGGGAAATTACTAAACATGTCAGGCCAGAACATTTTGAAGAGTTGGAAGAGGAAATGAAGACATTTGTGATTGGGGATAAAATGGATAATTTAGAAGAGTTAATGTAA
- a CDS encoding efflux RND transporter periplasmic adaptor subunit: MISCHHEEHESHEEVSFLVTSPLKKDTSYIKEYVCQIRSIQHIELRALERGYLQNIYVDEGQFVKKGQKMFQIMPMLYEAELKKAEAEVSFAEIEYRNTQKLADSDIVSPNELALVKAKYDKALAELSLAKVHLGFTEIKAPFDGIMDRFHVRLGSLLDEGDLLTSLSDNSKMWVYFNVPEAEYLDYKTNVKRDSLMHVNLLMANGKPFDYSGVVQTIEADFNNETGNIAFRATFPNPEGLLRHGETGNIQVRVPLNESVIIPQKATFQVLDKIYVYVVDQKSTVHAKQITIEAEMPHVFVVKSGISENDKILLEGLRKVRDDEEISYDYLRPDSVVSHLELYAE; encoded by the coding sequence ATGATAAGTTGCCATCATGAGGAACATGAAAGCCATGAAGAGGTGAGCTTTTTGGTAACGAGTCCTCTAAAAAAAGATACGTCTTATATCAAAGAGTATGTTTGCCAAATAAGATCAATACAACATATTGAACTTAGAGCTCTGGAAAGAGGCTATTTGCAAAATATTTATGTAGATGAAGGTCAGTTTGTCAAAAAAGGACAAAAGATGTTTCAAATTATGCCAATGCTGTATGAAGCTGAATTGAAGAAAGCAGAGGCAGAGGTAAGTTTTGCTGAAATTGAATATAGAAATACACAGAAATTAGCAGATAGTGATATTGTTTCACCTAACGAGTTGGCCCTTGTAAAAGCGAAATACGATAAAGCTTTGGCGGAACTTTCTTTAGCTAAAGTGCATTTAGGTTTTACAGAAATTAAAGCCCCTTTCGATGGTATCATGGACCGGTTTCATGTAAGGTTAGGAAGTCTGCTGGATGAAGGGGATTTATTAACCAGTTTATCTGATAATAGTAAGATGTGGGTGTATTTCAATGTGCCTGAAGCGGAATATCTGGATTACAAAACCAATGTCAAAAGAGACAGCTTGATGCATGTAAATCTGTTGATGGCCAATGGTAAACCTTTCGATTATTCAGGAGTGGTTCAAACTATTGAGGCAGATTTTAATAATGAAACCGGGAATATAGCTTTTAGAGCTACATTCCCAAACCCGGAAGGTCTATTAAGACATGGTGAGACTGGGAATATTCAGGTTCGCGTACCATTAAATGAATCGGTGATCATACCGCAAAAAGCAACCTTTCAGGTATTGGATAAAATCTATGTGTATGTTGTGGATCAGAAGAGTACTGTGCATGCAAAACAGATCACCATTGAAGCAGAAATGCCACATGTTTTTGTAGTGAAATCAGGGATTTCGGAGAACGATAAAATCCTGTTGGAAGGGTTACGAAAAGTCAGAGATGATGAAGAAATTTCATATGACTATCTAAGGCCTGATTCTGTAGTGTCGCATTTGGAACTATACGCTGAGTAA
- a CDS encoding nuclear transport factor 2 family protein → MGIERLEENKKNAIAFYRMAYEGQPQKAVELYLGADYIQHNPDVANGKKGFIDYFNRMQKEYPDKSIEFVRCIGEEDLVALHTHQIWPEGDEYVTMDFFRFDSDGKICEHWDSIQKIPAESKNENTMY, encoded by the coding sequence ATGGGAATAGAAAGATTAGAAGAAAATAAGAAAAATGCCATTGCGTTTTATAGAATGGCTTACGAAGGACAACCTCAAAAAGCAGTAGAATTATACCTTGGGGCTGATTATATTCAGCATAACCCTGATGTAGCCAATGGGAAAAAAGGTTTTATTGATTATTTTAATAGAATGCAAAAAGAATATCCGGATAAGTCGATTGAATTTGTTAGATGTATTGGAGAGGAAGACCTGGTAGCTTTACATACGCATCAAATCTGGCCAGAAGGAGATGAATATGTGACGATGGATTTTTTTAGATTCGATTCAGATGGAAAAATCTGCGAACATTGGGATTCCATCCAGAAAATTCCGGCCGAATCAAAGAATGAAAATACAATGTATTAG
- the lptC gene encoding LPS export ABC transporter periplasmic protein LptC, whose product MSLFVQNKNINIELKVLSAFALRTFVYISVAVFMISCGGNTLQEIDELIVESEDLPLSTSKNIVLNFSDSGVVKIVLKAPVLERYIDEDEVPYDLLPEGMRIEFIDSLGNVEAKVMSKHAIHYPNKDILELSDDVQVYNLDGDKLNSEHLTWNSRTKKIHSEDFVKITTEDEIIYGDGFEANQDFTNYRINHIKGIISLDDESVQ is encoded by the coding sequence ATGTCACTGTTCGTACAAAATAAAAATATCAATATTGAATTGAAAGTCCTTAGTGCATTTGCGCTAAGGACTTTTGTGTATATCTCTGTTGCAGTTTTTATGATAAGTTGCGGAGGGAATACTTTGCAGGAAATCGATGAGCTTATTGTCGAATCCGAAGATTTACCACTATCTACAAGTAAAAATATTGTACTTAACTTTAGTGATTCGGGGGTCGTGAAAATCGTTCTGAAAGCACCTGTTTTGGAGCGTTATATTGATGAAGATGAAGTGCCATATGATTTATTACCTGAAGGAATGCGAATTGAATTCATAGATAGTTTGGGTAATGTGGAAGCAAAGGTCATGAGTAAACATGCCATTCACTATCCCAATAAAGATATTTTGGAATTATCGGATGATGTTCAGGTATATAATCTGGATGGAGATAAATTAAATAGTGAACATTTAACATGGAACTCGAGAACTAAAAAAATCCATTCTGAAGATTTTGTGAAAATCACTACTGAAGATGAAATTATATACGGTGACGGATTTGAAGCGAACCAGGACTTTACGAATTATAGAATTAACCATATTAAGGGAATTATATCTTTAGACGATGAATCTGTACAATAG
- a CDS encoding VOC family protein has translation MKLGAFSVSLSVKDLTVSKEFYEKLGFSVFAGSMEMNYLIMKNGNALVGLFYGMFEGNIMTFNPGWDENAQKLDEFDDVRKIQESLKAQDVDLISEADESTTGPENIILVDPDGNQILIDQHV, from the coding sequence ATGAAATTAGGAGCTTTTTCAGTCAGTTTATCCGTTAAGGATTTGACAGTGTCAAAGGAGTTTTATGAAAAGTTAGGTTTTTCAGTATTTGCTGGAAGTATGGAGATGAATTATCTCATTATGAAAAATGGAAATGCTTTGGTCGGGCTATTTTATGGAATGTTTGAAGGAAACATTATGACCTTTAATCCGGGTTGGGATGAAAATGCACAGAAACTGGATGAATTTGATGATGTTCGAAAAATTCAGGAAAGTCTAAAAGCTCAAGATGTAGATTTGATTTCAGAAGCGGATGAATCAACAACAGGCCCGGAAAATATTATTTTAGTTGATCCGGATGGAAACCAAATTTTGATTGACCAACACGTATAA
- a CDS encoding S9 family peptidase, translated as MIGKVLRCFLGLITLVVLIFGLNMYCLRSIDGDIQTNTVEETKAKFGAFNSGEKIKLVELSGVRYSVIKTFGLVSSKLDVFNRIVVSTMVYKSDDLMVTGVVVAPKEPGQYPCIIYNRGGNRNSGRIGFRMIKEHMAFLADQGYVVVASNYRGNSGSEGQEEFGGADVNDVMNLVSVLSEIPNADTSKIGMFGHSRGGIMTYKALQNKGVFQTAVVMAGAANLFETKKFRPEMETYVFAETIPDYYNHTDEKLRDRSVVFWVKELDEVPLGVLHGIKDDRVMYVEATQLAEELARIDYPYKLFSFSEGNHTLSKNRKEYREIIIDWFNRYLLDGNDFNEAVQRVTL; from the coding sequence ATGATCGGAAAAGTGCTTCGATGTTTTTTAGGATTAATCACTTTGGTTGTTTTGATCTTTGGATTAAACATGTACTGTTTACGGAGTATTGATGGGGATATTCAAACCAATACCGTTGAAGAGACCAAAGCTAAGTTTGGAGCTTTTAATTCAGGAGAAAAAATAAAGCTCGTTGAATTAAGTGGAGTGAGATACAGTGTGATTAAAACATTTGGGTTAGTCTCTTCCAAATTGGATGTGTTTAATAGAATTGTTGTTTCAACAATGGTGTATAAGAGTGATGACTTGATGGTTACCGGGGTGGTGGTGGCTCCGAAAGAACCTGGCCAATACCCTTGTATTATTTACAATAGGGGTGGGAATAGGAACTCCGGACGAATTGGGTTTAGAATGATTAAAGAGCATATGGCTTTTTTAGCAGATCAGGGTTATGTGGTAGTGGCTTCAAATTATAGAGGAAATAGTGGAAGTGAAGGTCAGGAAGAATTTGGTGGTGCTGATGTGAATGATGTCATGAATCTGGTGTCAGTTCTATCAGAAATCCCAAATGCAGATACATCAAAAATAGGAATGTTTGGGCATAGTAGAGGTGGAATAATGACTTATAAGGCACTTCAAAATAAAGGTGTTTTTCAGACGGCTGTTGTAATGGCTGGCGCAGCAAACTTGTTTGAAACTAAAAAGTTTAGACCTGAGATGGAAACATATGTTTTTGCAGAGACGATACCTGATTATTACAATCATACAGATGAGAAATTGAGAGATCGTTCGGTAGTCTTTTGGGTTAAAGAGTTAGATGAGGTTCCACTCGGAGTGTTACATGGAATTAAAGATGATAGAGTAATGTATGTTGAAGCAACCCAATTGGCTGAAGAATTAGCTCGAATAGACTATCCATATAAATTATTTTCTTTTTCGGAGGGGAATCATACGCTTAGTAAAAACAGGAAGGAATATCGAGAAATTATCATCGATTGGTTTAATCGATATTTGTTAGACGGGAATGATTTTAATGAAGCGGTTCAGAGAGTAACTCTATAA
- a CDS encoding DUF2752 domain-containing protein: protein MIPFNKENWEYHFFNVLIFVFIILMAILLKTDVIAIKCVYAELGEECRTCGLTRSFQQLLSGEMRGVPLGHGLLFLLFASQLIIRPVVSWLVEKYHSVRQILILDIILSLVIIIWTMKELLWE, encoded by the coding sequence ATGATACCCTTCAATAAAGAAAATTGGGAGTATCATTTCTTTAATGTTCTGATTTTTGTTTTTATCATTTTGATGGCGATCTTGCTTAAAACTGATGTGATAGCCATAAAATGTGTTTATGCAGAATTAGGAGAGGAATGTAGAACTTGTGGATTGACCCGATCGTTTCAGCAATTATTAAGTGGAGAGATGAGAGGTGTTCCGTTGGGGCATGGATTGTTATTTTTATTATTTGCATCTCAATTAATCATTCGCCCGGTGGTAAGTTGGTTGGTCGAAAAATATCATTCAGTAAGACAAATATTGATACTCGACATAATATTATCTTTAGTGATTATTATTTGGACAATGAAAGAGTTGTTATGGGAATAG
- a CDS encoding type III pantothenate kinase gives MNFILDIGNTNVKAAIFDQNNLVTQKVVSLGDLGNVIDQFLDQYQPSHIIASSVSATKEELEVLIDNRAEWMMFDSTCELPIRVEYQSVETLGSDRLAGVMGVYEEYPQKNVLVIDAGTCITYDLLTYDNRYFGGAISPGCEMRYKSLNKFTKKLPLLHPKERPNLIGQSTEDSIHSGIINGMSFEIDGVINAYKKRFGNLFVVMTGGDAKNFVKEVKNTTFADQNLILHGLNKILDYHYRKA, from the coding sequence ATGAATTTTATACTCGACATAGGGAACACGAATGTGAAGGCAGCTATTTTTGACCAAAATAATTTGGTGACACAAAAGGTAGTGAGCTTAGGGGACTTAGGAAATGTAATTGATCAATTTTTAGATCAGTATCAACCGTCACATATTATCGCATCTAGTGTTTCAGCGACCAAAGAAGAATTGGAAGTTTTGATTGACAATAGGGCGGAGTGGATGATGTTTGATTCAACATGTGAATTACCTATTCGTGTAGAATACCAATCTGTAGAGACTTTAGGTTCGGATAGATTAGCCGGAGTGATGGGGGTATATGAAGAATATCCTCAAAAAAATGTTCTGGTAATCGATGCAGGGACTTGTATTACATATGATCTTTTAACGTACGACAATAGATATTTTGGTGGAGCGATTTCACCAGGATGTGAAATGCGTTATAAATCGTTAAATAAGTTCACGAAAAAACTGCCTTTGCTACATCCAAAAGAACGACCGAATTTAATTGGACAATCTACAGAAGATTCGATTCATTCCGGTATTATTAATGGAATGAGCTTTGAAATTGACGGGGTAATAAATGCATATAAAAAGCGTTTCGGAAATCTATTTGTAGTAATGACCGGAGGGGATGCAAAGAATTTTGTCAAAGAAGTAAAAAACACCACTTTTGCAGATCAAAATTTAATCCTTCATGGTTTGAATAAAATTTTAGATTATCATTATCGAAAAGCATAA
- a CDS encoding efflux RND transporter permease subunit yields the protein MFRNIIHRPVLAIVISVLIVFTGLLAIKQLPISQFPQIAPTTVNIFIAFPGSSADVLVKSTLITLENSLNGVQGMRYIATDATSAGEATIRVIFEPGTDPTEATTRVKIRVDRVMPLLPPLVQREGVIIMPIQPSMLMYVNLFSTDKDLDEKFLYNYANVSMIPEIRRIKGVSRAQILGSRQYAMRIWLNPDRMRAYKISVDEVMEAMAEQSIVGRPGRLGRSSGIQAQSLEYVLTYKGRFNKPEEYKDIIIRANSDGESIHLGDIAKVELNARYYDIYSNLDGHPSAAIVLKQNYGSNASDVIDAVKEKLDELEEDFPPGVEYKISYDVSQFLDASIDEVIHTLRDAFILVALVVFLFLGDWRSTLIPTLAVPVSLIGAFFFMSLFGLSINLITLFALVLAIGIVVDDAIVVVEAVHAKMEEENVSPYEAVKLVMGEISGAIIAITLVMVSVFVPIAFMSGPVGTFYRQFSITMASSIVLSAIVALTLTPVLCAIILKNNHGKPKRKSPVNWLIDKFNERFDKLTGRYVGLLKLIVNRRVVTFGVLFIFGLGILYENQILPAGFIPSEDQGTIYAIIQTPPGSTLERTNQVSRELQKICEEIEAVESVSSLAGYEIMTQGRGSNAGTCLINLKPWAERDKSVKDVMEELEEKSKELGGIIEFFEPPAVPGFGSSAGFSLRLLDKTTNTNYQEFDKVNKDFMAALRERKEITGLFTFFAANYPQYELVIDNKAAMQKGVSIGEAMENLNILIGSTYEQGFIRFGRFFKVYVQSDPEFRRLPTDLMKLFVKNDQGEMVPYSSFMKIKKSLGPNEITRYNMYNSASIRGLPASGYTSADAIQAIREVAEATLPRGYDIAWEGLSYDESRRGNESIYIFIVVLIFVYLVLAAQYESFLLPLAVIFSLPVGIFGSFLILKMMGLANDIYAQVGLIMLIGLLGKNAVLIVEFAVQKNQQGASVFDAAIEGAKARFRPILMTSFAFIAGLIPLVMAHGAGAIGNHTIGGSALGGMLFGTLFGVIIIPGLYYIFGKMSEGRKLIRDEHNAPLSEEMVQVDEREHFLRQLYKKLRGKKMNLWMIILLIAMGLASCKTQESATRKENKAVPESYLDTHDSSNIADVNWREFFKDSNLTQLIDTALSHNQELNIMLQEIEVSRSEIRARKGEYLPFVSLNGSGGVEKVSRYTRNGVVEESLDVEPGKSFPEPLPDYMVGAYATWELDVWKKLRNAKKSAVSKYLASIEGKNFMVTHLIAEIANSYYELLALDNQLEIVEQNIEIQSSALEVVKLEKQATKVTELAVKRFEAQVLNTRSLQYEIRQKIIETENRINFLVGRFPQHVERDVNTFKNLKPNLIQEGVPAQLLANRPDIRQAEFVLTASKLDVKVARARFYPSVRLSAGLGYQAFNATYWFKSPESILYSLAGDLAAPLINRNAIQAAYQSANAKQLQAVYSYEQTILNAYIEVVNQLSKLDNLENSYDLKRQEVQALTQSIDISNGLFRSARADYMEVLLTQRDALEARFDLIETKMQQMNAMVNVYQALGGGWK from the coding sequence ATGTTTAGAAATATTATTCATAGACCAGTATTGGCTATAGTGATATCTGTGCTTATTGTTTTTACGGGGCTATTAGCCATAAAGCAATTACCTATATCACAGTTTCCACAAATTGCACCGACTACGGTTAACATATTTATTGCTTTTCCAGGGTCAAGTGCAGATGTGTTGGTGAAATCTACTTTGATTACACTAGAAAATTCTTTGAATGGAGTTCAGGGAATGCGCTATATCGCAACAGATGCGACCAGTGCAGGTGAGGCAACTATTCGCGTCATATTTGAGCCGGGTACAGATCCTACTGAAGCTACTACTCGAGTAAAAATTAGGGTAGATCGAGTCATGCCTTTATTGCCTCCACTGGTGCAGCGAGAAGGTGTGATTATTATGCCGATTCAACCCAGTATGTTGATGTATGTGAATTTATTCAGTACCGATAAAGATCTGGATGAAAAGTTCCTGTACAATTATGCGAATGTGTCTATGATTCCGGAGATTCGAAGAATTAAAGGAGTTTCCAGAGCACAGATTTTGGGAAGTAGACAATATGCTATGCGAATCTGGTTAAATCCGGATCGAATGCGGGCATATAAAATTTCCGTGGATGAAGTAATGGAAGCTATGGCTGAGCAAAGTATTGTAGGACGTCCGGGTAGATTAGGACGGAGTTCAGGTATTCAAGCGCAATCATTGGAATATGTATTGACTTATAAAGGTAGATTTAATAAACCGGAAGAGTATAAAGATATTATTATCCGTGCAAATTCAGATGGAGAGAGTATACATTTAGGTGATATCGCAAAGGTAGAATTGAATGCCCGGTATTATGATATCTATTCCAATCTAGATGGTCATCCATCAGCAGCTATCGTGTTAAAACAGAATTATGGAAGTAATGCCAGTGATGTTATCGATGCAGTAAAAGAAAAATTGGATGAGTTGGAGGAGGACTTTCCTCCAGGTGTAGAATATAAAATCAGCTATGATGTTTCTCAATTTTTAGATGCATCTATTGATGAGGTGATCCATACGCTAAGAGATGCCTTTATACTAGTTGCCCTAGTGGTATTTCTCTTTCTGGGAGATTGGAGATCTACTCTGATTCCAACACTTGCAGTACCGGTATCTTTAATTGGAGCATTCTTTTTTATGTCGCTCTTTGGATTGTCTATTAATCTAATCACATTATTTGCATTGGTATTGGCTATTGGTATTGTGGTTGATGACGCGATTGTGGTAGTTGAAGCAGTGCATGCCAAAATGGAGGAGGAAAATGTGTCTCCTTATGAAGCTGTTAAACTTGTAATGGGTGAAATCAGTGGTGCGATTATCGCTATTACACTCGTAATGGTTTCCGTATTTGTTCCTATTGCATTTATGAGTGGACCAGTGGGAACGTTCTACAGACAGTTTTCAATTACGATGGCAAGTTCCATTGTATTGTCCGCCATCGTTGCGTTGACTTTAACTCCGGTGTTATGTGCTATTATTTTAAAGAACAATCATGGGAAACCTAAACGTAAATCACCTGTGAATTGGTTAATTGATAAGTTTAATGAGCGGTTCGACAAGTTAACAGGAAGATATGTCGGATTGCTTAAGCTCATTGTGAATAGAAGAGTTGTCACATTTGGTGTATTGTTCATTTTTGGATTGGGAATATTGTATGAGAATCAAATACTCCCTGCAGGATTTATTCCAAGCGAGGATCAGGGAACAATTTATGCGATTATTCAAACACCTCCGGGTTCAACTTTAGAACGCACCAATCAGGTGTCTAGAGAATTGCAAAAGATTTGTGAGGAGATAGAGGCTGTGGAGTCCGTATCTTCTTTGGCGGGTTATGAAATTATGACTCAAGGTAGGGGGTCAAATGCCGGAACCTGTTTGATTAATTTGAAACCCTGGGCAGAACGTGATAAATCGGTTAAAGATGTGATGGAGGAGTTGGAAGAAAAGTCTAAAGAACTTGGTGGTATTATTGAGTTTTTTGAACCACCGGCAGTTCCGGGTTTTGGCTCTTCAGCGGGTTTCTCGTTGCGTTTGTTGGATAAAACAACCAATACCAATTATCAGGAATTTGATAAAGTTAATAAAGACTTTATGGCTGCTTTGCGAGAGCGAAAAGAAATCACCGGATTATTTACATTCTTTGCGGCCAATTATCCGCAATATGAGTTGGTGATTGATAATAAAGCGGCTATGCAAAAGGGAGTTTCTATTGGTGAGGCCATGGAGAATTTAAATATTCTTATCGGAAGTACGTATGAACAAGGCTTTATTCGATTTGGAAGATTCTTTAAGGTTTATGTTCAGTCTGATCCGGAATTTAGAAGGTTGCCAACCGATTTGATGAAGTTGTTTGTCAAAAATGATCAGGGTGAAATGGTTCCTTACTCATCATTTATGAAAATTAAGAAGAGTTTGGGGCCAAATGAAATTACCCGATACAATATGTATAACTCAGCTTCTATTCGTGGATTACCTGCTTCGGGTTATACATCTGCTGATGCGATTCAAGCGATTCGGGAGGTAGCTGAGGCAACTTTACCCAGAGGATATGATATCGCATGGGAAGGGCTTTCGTATGATGAGTCGAGGAGAGGAAATGAGTCCATTTACATATTTATTGTGGTCTTGATTTTTGTGTATTTGGTATTGGCAGCGCAATATGAGAGTTTTCTATTGCCACTTGCCGTAATCTTCTCATTACCAGTTGGGATATTTGGTTCGTTTTTGATTCTAAAAATGATGGGATTGGCAAACGATATTTATGCTCAGGTAGGATTGATTATGCTGATTGGATTGCTTGGGAAAAATGCCGTGCTTATAGTGGAGTTTGCCGTTCAAAAAAATCAACAGGGCGCTTCAGTTTTCGATGCAGCTATTGAAGGTGCCAAAGCTCGTTTTCGACCAATTTTGATGACCTCATTTGCATTTATCGCTGGATTGATACCTTTAGTTATGGCGCATGGTGCGGGAGCCATCGGAAATCATACCATTGGTGGTTCAGCGCTTGGTGGGATGTTGTTTGGGACACTATTTGGAGTGATTATTATCCCGGGCTTGTATTACATATTCGGTAAGATGTCAGAAGGAAGGAAATTGATCAGGGATGAGCACAATGCACCATTGAGCGAAGAGATGGTACAGGTAGATGAACGAGAACATTTTTTGCGTCAGTTGTATAAAAAATTAAGAGGTAAAAAAATGAATTTGTGGATGATTATTCTTTTGATTGCTATGGGTTTAGCATCGTGTAAAACACAAGAAAGTGCTACCAGAAAAGAAAATAAAGCCGTTCCTGAAAGTTATCTTGACACTCATGATTCTTCGAATATTGCAGATGTGAACTGGCGAGAGTTTTTTAAGGATTCTAATTTAACTCAGTTGATAGACACTGCTTTGAGTCATAATCAGGAGTTAAATATTATGCTTCAGGAGATAGAAGTTTCAAGAAGCGAAATTAGAGCCAGAAAAGGCGAGTATCTTCCATTTGTTTCATTAAATGGTAGTGGAGGAGTTGAAAAGGTATCACGATACACCAGGAATGGTGTTGTGGAAGAGAGTTTAGATGTAGAGCCAGGAAAATCATTTCCGGAACCTTTACCAGATTATATGGTTGGGGCATACGCGACCTGGGAGTTGGACGTATGGAAGAAATTGCGAAATGCAAAAAAGTCTGCGGTTTCCAAATATCTGGCAAGCATAGAAGGGAAGAATTTTATGGTAACACACCTAATTGCAGAAATTGCAAATTCTTATTATGAGTTGTTGGCTTTAGATAATCAGTTAGAAATTGTGGAGCAAAATATCGAAATTCAGAGTAGTGCTTTAGAGGTGGTGAAGTTGGAAAAACAAGCTACCAAAGTAACTGAATTGGCGGTGAAGAGGTTTGAAGCGCAGGTTTTAAATACCCGAAGTTTACAATATGAAATTCGACAAAAGATCATTGAAACAGAAAATAGAATCAATTTTTTAGTGGGTCGATTCCCGCAGCATGTAGAACGAGACGTGAATACATTTAAAAACTTGAAGCCTAATCTGATACAGGAAGGAGTGCCAGCACAACTGCTTGCAAATCGGCCAGATATTCGACAAGCAGAATTTGTGCTGACAGCCTCGAAACTGGATGTGAAAGTAGCGAGAGCCAGGTTTTACCCTTCAGTGAGATTATCGGCAGGCCTAGGCTATCAGGCATTTAATGCAACTTACTGGTTTAAAAGTCCGGAGTCTATATTGTATTCTTTAGCAGGTGATTTAGCAGCTCCATTAATCAATAGGAATGCGATTCAGGCGGCATATCAAAGCGCCAATGCCAAGCAATTACAGGCAGTTTATTCATATGAGCAGACTATTTTGAATGCTTATATTGAAGTAGTAAATCAACTATCAAAACTTGATAATTTAGAAAATAGCTATGATTTGAAGAGACAGGAAGTGCAAGCTTTAACTCAGTCAATAGATATTTCGAATGGTTTATTTAGATCTGCACGCGCAGATTATATGGAAGTTTTGTTGACCCAAAGAGATGCTTTGGAAGCTCGATTTGATTTGATTGAAACCAAAATGCAACAGATGAATGCAATGGTGAATGTTTATCAAGCACTTGGAGGAGGTTGGAAATAG